From one Microbulbifer sp. A4B17 genomic stretch:
- a CDS encoding nitrate/nitrite transporter, protein MTAVQYTQQLAGRALIFASAMFAANFSVWTLYAVLGVEIRGQLDLSATEYGVLLAAPILSGALLRFPAGFLVEYFSAKKLILLQMLLLLPVLFLLPFIGSYGAHLLAGLWLGISGVSFVLGIRYISPWFERGRQGTAMGIFGAGNAGAAITLALAPAIQNWFGREWIGPAYGAGIILMMVLFEFFAPEETRYMRSRGKPDLRSHLKPLTQIRVWRYGLYYYFVFGSFLALLLWLPNYYLSVYQVSTPVAMALTLLFVALSSSLRALGGWFADRYGARTVNWSVFWTCLVCLFFLSYPPTSMTIHGVERDVHLNIEVGIELFTLLLLVIGIAQGFGRASVYKALHDNFPAHMGSVGGTVATIGALGGFTLPVLFGIAQDLVGIHSAAFMLLYGVLAICMLVMYLAIQRENYMQRLQYAQQNNFLLEETSEAEALPDR, encoded by the coding sequence ATGACTGCCGTGCAATATACACAGCAACTCGCCGGGCGCGCGCTGATATTTGCCTCGGCCATGTTCGCCGCGAACTTTTCTGTTTGGACGCTTTATGCGGTATTGGGGGTAGAGATTCGCGGGCAACTGGACCTGTCTGCAACTGAATACGGGGTTCTACTGGCTGCGCCGATTTTGAGCGGGGCGCTGCTGCGTTTTCCGGCGGGATTCCTGGTGGAATATTTTTCTGCGAAAAAGCTGATTTTATTGCAGATGCTGTTATTGCTGCCGGTGCTCTTTTTGTTGCCCTTTATCGGTAGCTATGGGGCCCACTTGCTGGCGGGGTTGTGGCTGGGTATTTCCGGGGTGTCTTTTGTTTTGGGGATTCGCTATATCAGCCCGTGGTTCGAAAGAGGGCGGCAGGGTACTGCGATGGGCATTTTTGGTGCAGGAAATGCCGGAGCCGCAATTACCCTGGCATTGGCTCCAGCCATTCAAAATTGGTTTGGTCGCGAGTGGATAGGGCCGGCTTATGGAGCCGGGATTATCCTGATGATGGTTTTATTCGAATTTTTTGCACCAGAGGAAACCCGCTATATGCGCAGCCGGGGAAAACCGGATCTACGCAGCCATTTAAAGCCTCTAACGCAAATCCGGGTTTGGCGTTATGGGCTCTACTATTACTTTGTTTTTGGCAGTTTTCTCGCGCTTTTATTGTGGTTGCCGAATTACTATCTGTCGGTGTACCAAGTCAGCACACCGGTAGCAATGGCACTTACCCTGCTGTTTGTGGCCCTTTCCAGTTCACTGCGCGCTTTGGGGGGCTGGTTTGCCGATCGCTATGGTGCGCGCACCGTCAATTGGAGTGTTTTCTGGACCTGCCTGGTCTGTCTTTTCTTCCTCAGTTATCCGCCCACCAGCATGACAATTCACGGGGTGGAACGGGATGTGCATTTAAATATTGAAGTGGGTATTGAGCTGTTCACTTTACTGCTACTGGTTATCGGTATCGCCCAGGGATTTGGCCGTGCGTCTGTTTACAAAGCGCTGCACGATAATTTCCCCGCGCATATGGGGAGTGTTGGCGGTACCGTAGCCACTATTGGTGCCCTCGGTGGTTTTACCCTGCCTGTTCTTTTTGGTATCGCTCAGGACTTAGTAGGTATCCACAGTGCGGCCTTTATGCTGCTCTACGGTGTGCTCGCTATTTGTATGTTGGTTATGTATTTGGCGATTCAAAGAGAAAATTATATGCAGCGTTTACAGTACGCACAGCAAAATAATTTCCTGCTTGAGGAAACCAGCGAAGCCGAGGCTTTGCCGGATAGGTAG
- a CDS encoding alginate export family protein — protein MTVSKFPKILGALLLGACSTVALQAAAQESENATLVDALKSGEVGLNLRYRVETVDQDGIDDEAVASTLRTRLNWRSGSYRGFTSFLEMDDVTAIGNDSYNSTVNGEGEYPVVADPEGTEINQAYIRYNGDNSIITAGRQRINLDGQRFVGGVGWRQNEQTYDGVRYQYGSADSFQLDYSYVYNVNRIFGEDSSISDIGGDIQLLHAIYPVAENHKISAFVYNLDLEDLTDNASRTYGVDYKGKFGPVKANLSYAHQSDIGDNQYDYSANYYLAELGADLGPVAAKLGYEVLGSDNGVGFKTPLATLHKFQGFTDKFLITPEDGVEDLYVGGSMKVAGGKLGLTYHNFEAAEGSASYGDEWNLSYGHKITEDISALVKYATYRADEYSTDTDKLWIMVTANF, from the coding sequence ATGACCGTTTCCAAATTCCCAAAAATTCTCGGTGCCTTACTGTTGGGGGCATGCAGCACTGTCGCATTGCAGGCCGCTGCGCAGGAAAGTGAAAATGCCACTCTGGTGGATGCGTTGAAATCCGGTGAAGTCGGATTGAATCTGCGTTACCGCGTAGAGACTGTTGATCAGGATGGTATTGATGATGAAGCAGTTGCATCCACTTTAAGAACCCGCCTCAACTGGCGCAGTGGCAGCTACCGTGGCTTTACCAGCTTCCTGGAAATGGATGATGTTACTGCGATTGGCAATGACAGCTACAACTCCACCGTTAATGGTGAAGGCGAATACCCGGTAGTGGCTGATCCGGAAGGAACTGAAATTAACCAGGCCTATATTCGCTACAATGGTGACAACTCCATAATTACCGCCGGTCGCCAGCGCATTAACCTGGACGGGCAGCGATTTGTCGGCGGTGTTGGCTGGAGACAAAACGAGCAGACCTACGATGGTGTTCGTTATCAGTATGGCAGTGCCGATAGTTTCCAGCTGGATTATAGCTACGTCTACAACGTTAACCGTATTTTCGGTGAAGACAGCTCCATTTCTGATATCGGCGGCGATATCCAACTGCTACACGCGATTTATCCAGTAGCTGAAAACCATAAAATCAGCGCTTTTGTTTACAATCTGGATCTGGAAGATCTCACCGATAATGCCAGCCGCACTTATGGGGTAGATTACAAAGGTAAATTTGGTCCGGTAAAAGCCAACCTGAGTTATGCGCACCAGTCAGATATTGGTGACAACCAGTATGACTATAGTGCTAATTATTACCTGGCAGAGCTTGGCGCTGATCTGGGTCCAGTTGCGGCAAAACTCGGTTATGAGGTTTTGGGTTCCGATAACGGGGTTGGTTTTAAAACCCCGCTGGCAACCCTGCACAAGTTCCAGGGCTTTACTGACAAATTCCTCATAACACCCGAAGACGGTGTCGAAGATCTGTATGTTGGCGGTTCTATGAAAGTGGCCGGTGGCAAGCTGGGCTTGACCTACCACAACTTTGAGGCTGCCGAGGGTTCCGCTAGTTACGGTGACGAGTGGAATCTGAGCTACGGGCACAAAATCACCGAGGATATTTCTGCACTCGTTAAATACGCAACTTATCGTGCCGATGAGTACAGCACTGATACCGATAAGCTTTGGATCATGGTAACCGCTAATTTCTAA
- the moaA gene encoding GTP 3',8-cyclase MoaA: MLQDNFGRRFYYLRLSVTDICNYRCNYCLPEGIGCGRSLEGENPLSVAEVGTLVRAFASLGTEKVRLTGGEPSLRKDLVPLLEAVRASDKIRRLAITTNGYRLPSQIDDWHHAGLDQVNVSIDSLDPDQFHHITGHNRLDKALAGLDRALALGIDTKVNAVLMRQYNLAELDNFLAWIRETPVTLRFIELMRTGDNREFFASNHVSGGDIETLLLREGWEQVIRTRDAGPAREYFHPDYAGRIGLITPYGKDFCASCNRLRVSAQGKLHLCLFADQGFDMREIIADGDSEALAAHIRELIVDKTAGHQLHEGFTGATRNLAMLGG, from the coding sequence ATGTTACAAGACAATTTTGGCCGTAGGTTTTACTACCTGCGCCTGTCCGTGACGGACATCTGCAATTACCGCTGCAACTACTGCCTGCCCGAGGGCATCGGTTGCGGACGTTCCCTGGAAGGGGAAAATCCTCTCTCAGTCGCTGAGGTGGGCACATTAGTGCGCGCTTTCGCTTCACTGGGTACGGAAAAGGTACGCCTTACTGGCGGAGAGCCCTCCCTGCGCAAAGACCTGGTGCCGCTGCTCGAAGCCGTGCGCGCTAGCGATAAGATTCGCCGCTTAGCCATCACCACCAACGGTTACCGCCTGCCCAGTCAGATAGACGACTGGCACCACGCGGGCCTGGATCAGGTGAATGTCAGTATCGACAGCCTCGACCCGGATCAATTCCACCATATCACCGGGCACAATCGCCTGGATAAAGCCTTAGCCGGCCTGGATCGCGCCCTGGCCTTGGGTATCGATACCAAGGTCAACGCAGTGCTGATGCGCCAGTACAACCTGGCCGAGCTGGATAATTTCCTCGCCTGGATTCGCGAGACTCCGGTGACCCTGCGCTTTATTGAATTAATGCGTACCGGCGATAACCGCGAGTTCTTCGCCAGCAACCATGTCTCCGGCGGCGATATAGAAACCCTGTTGCTGCGGGAAGGTTGGGAGCAGGTGATCCGCACCCGCGATGCCGGTCCGGCGCGGGAGTATTTCCACCCGGATTACGCCGGTCGTATCGGCCTGATTACCCCTTACGGCAAGGACTTCTGTGCAAGCTGCAACCGCCTGCGGGTATCGGCTCAGGGCAAGCTGCACCTGTGCCTGTTCGCCGACCAGGGCTTTGATATGCGCGAAATCATCGCCGATGGCGATAGCGAGGCGCTGGCGGCCCATATCCGCGAGTTGATTGTGGATAAGACCGCAGGCCACCAGTTGCACGAAGGTTTTACCGGTGCTACCCGCAACCTGGCGATGCTGGGGGGCTAG
- a CDS encoding molybdenum cofactor guanylyltransferase yields MARAFVGKSTIGVVLAGGRSSRMGRDKALLAHPQQGNFLQHAEALLGGLPLAKVVTSGARPGAIEDLVPERGPLGGLYSVALATGADAALVIPVDMPLLGREHLAELLAEGQASGRPCYFENFFFPLWLPLNGDCLDYLRRAVEGCARNSVGSLLRHLGAKSIPIKSAGDWHRNINTPADYLGLSTPDKTPENSFLRDH; encoded by the coding sequence ATGGCCAGGGCTTTCGTTGGCAAATCGACAATCGGCGTGGTGTTGGCCGGTGGCCGTTCCAGCCGGATGGGCCGAGACAAGGCCCTGCTGGCACACCCCCAACAGGGCAATTTTTTGCAGCATGCCGAGGCCTTGCTGGGTGGGCTGCCGCTGGCAAAAGTCGTCACCAGCGGCGCCCGCCCCGGAGCGATTGAAGACCTGGTGCCAGAGCGGGGCCCACTGGGCGGCCTTTATTCGGTAGCCCTGGCAACCGGTGCCGATGCGGCCCTGGTGATCCCGGTAGATATGCCCCTGCTTGGGCGGGAGCACCTCGCAGAGTTATTGGCGGAGGGGCAGGCAAGTGGCCGGCCCTGTTATTTTGAAAACTTCTTTTTTCCCCTGTGGCTGCCTTTAAATGGCGACTGCCTGGATTACTTGCGCCGTGCCGTTGAGGGCTGTGCGCGCAATTCGGTCGGCTCGCTGCTGCGTCACCTGGGGGCCAAATCCATACCCATAAAAAGTGCTGGCGATTGGCATCGCAATATCAATACGCCGGCAGATTATCTCGGCTTGAGTACGCCGGATAAAACTCCAGAAAACAGTTTTTTGAGAGACCACTGA
- the moaB gene encoding molybdenum cofactor biosynthesis protein B, with translation MSAHASKEFVPLNIAVLTVSDTRNEQTDTSGQYLVEALKTAGHQLADKRITPDDVYQMRAVVSAWIADPKVQVVLVTGGTGFTDRDSTPEALSPLFDKTVDGFGELFRHISLGDIGSSTVQSRALAGLANRTLICCMPGSTGACRTAWEGILLEQLDARHKPCNFIPHVRFASAPCESRG, from the coding sequence ATGTCCGCACACGCTAGCAAAGAATTTGTACCGCTCAATATCGCGGTACTTACCGTATCCGATACCCGCAACGAGCAGACCGATACCTCTGGCCAGTACCTGGTGGAAGCCCTAAAAACTGCCGGCCATCAGCTCGCGGATAAGCGCATTACCCCGGACGATGTTTACCAGATGCGCGCGGTGGTCTCCGCCTGGATTGCCGATCCCAAAGTACAGGTGGTATTGGTGACCGGCGGTACTGGTTTTACCGATCGCGACTCCACGCCGGAGGCCCTGAGCCCGTTGTTCGATAAAACCGTCGACGGCTTTGGCGAGCTGTTCCGCCATATTTCTCTGGGGGATATCGGCAGCTCTACCGTGCAGTCCCGCGCGCTCGCCGGCCTGGCTAATCGCACGCTGATATGTTGTATGCCCGGTTCCACCGGAGCCTGTCGCACAGCTTGGGAAGGCATATTGCTGGAGCAGCTGGATGCCCGGCACAAGCCCTGTAACTTTATTCCTCATGTGCGCTTTGCCAGCGCGCCCTGCGAGAGCCGGGGGTAA
- the moaC gene encoding cyclic pyranopterin monophosphate synthase MoaC, with the protein MSHLTHLNQRGEASMVDVTEKDITDRSALAESSISMSAEAFALLSQGAHKKGDVLSVARIAGIQAAKKTSDLIPLCHPLALTKVAVDFELQPEKHGVHITAFCRLAGRTGVEMEALTAASVAALTIYDMCKAVDPAMEIGPTRLLQKTGGKRGHWRGDAADKA; encoded by the coding sequence GTGAGCCACTTAACCCATTTAAACCAGCGTGGCGAAGCCAGCATGGTGGATGTTACCGAGAAGGACATCACTGACCGCAGCGCCCTGGCCGAGAGCAGTATCAGTATGAGTGCAGAGGCTTTTGCACTGCTGAGCCAAGGGGCGCACAAAAAAGGCGATGTGCTCTCTGTAGCTCGTATCGCCGGCATCCAGGCCGCGAAGAAAACCTCGGATTTAATTCCCCTGTGCCATCCACTGGCGTTGACCAAAGTAGCGGTGGATTTCGAATTGCAGCCGGAAAAACACGGTGTGCATATCACCGCTTTCTGCCGCCTGGCCGGGCGCACTGGGGTAGAGATGGAAGCGTTAACCGCAGCTTCGGTAGCGGCGCTGACCATTTACGATATGTGCAAAGCCGTGGACCCGGCGATGGAAATCGGCCCGACCCGCCTGCTGCAAAAAACCGGCGGTAAGCGCGGCCACTGGCGCGGCGATGCCGCGGACAAGGCGTAA
- the moaD gene encoding molybdopterin converting factor subunit 1, producing the protein MVKVLFFARLRQQLGMGEITLKDFSGSLSELRKTLCEQHPDWSPHLQRDDIRMALNQELAETGAQVKAGDEVAFFPPVTGG; encoded by the coding sequence ATGGTAAAGGTTCTGTTTTTCGCGCGTCTGCGCCAGCAATTGGGCATGGGCGAGATTACCCTGAAGGACTTTTCCGGCAGTCTCAGCGAGTTGCGCAAAACCCTATGTGAACAGCACCCGGACTGGAGCCCGCACCTGCAAAGGGATGATATTCGTATGGCCCTGAACCAGGAGCTGGCAGAAACCGGAGCCCAGGTGAAGGCTGGGGATGAAGTTGCATTTTTCCCGCCGGTTACCGGCGGTTAG
- the moaE gene encoding molybdopterin synthase catalytic subunit MoaE: MTAVDRIEVCETPLDVAAEYTALQGNSGDGACALFVGSVRDFNAGSDVCGLALEHYPGMTEKSLQRIINDARDRWSLGRVTIVHRVGPMQINDEIVFVGVTSPHRQAAFAACQYIMDRLKTEAPFWKREAVADKSGNPSERWVEARASDAAEMEKWSAG; this comes from the coding sequence ATGACAGCTGTTGATCGTATCGAAGTCTGTGAAACGCCCCTCGACGTAGCGGCTGAATATACTGCGCTGCAGGGCAACAGTGGTGATGGTGCCTGCGCTCTGTTTGTGGGTTCGGTGCGGGACTTCAATGCCGGTAGTGATGTCTGTGGCCTGGCCCTGGAACACTATCCGGGCATGACCGAAAAAAGCCTGCAACGGATTATCAATGATGCCCGCGACCGCTGGTCCCTTGGGCGTGTGACTATCGTCCACCGTGTTGGCCCCATGCAGATCAACGACGAGATTGTTTTTGTCGGCGTTACCAGCCCCCACCGCCAGGCCGCCTTTGCTGCCTGCCAATACATCATGGATCGCCTCAAAACTGAGGCGCCTTTCTGGAAGCGCGAAGCGGTTGCGGATAAATCCGGTAATCCTTCAGAGCGCTGGGTCGAAGCCCGGGCCAGTGATGCTGCGGAGATGGAAAAGTGGTCCGCCGGCTGA
- the modA gene encoding molybdate ABC transporter substrate-binding protein has translation MVRRLSLLLSALLVAIALPVNADNCTLRVAVAASFRPALEEVLPEFERRHACVVQISSGSSGVLYQQIAHRAPFDLFLSADRERPELLEKQGGALANSRKTYALGLLALWHPKSESNIEQLLQTWPDKIVLADPKVAPFGSAARQALQSLDLWKKKQTQLARAHNAGQAYLMLDSGNAQLGFVAASQMQAAGRDNYWLLPQHLYKPIEQQLLIPTQSRRPKEAQSLANYLRSGEVQAQLYHLGYGVLPTQDRSRDGGSGL, from the coding sequence GTGGTCCGCCGGCTGAGCCTGCTGCTATCCGCTTTACTGGTGGCCATCGCGCTGCCGGTTAATGCGGATAACTGCACCTTGCGGGTGGCGGTAGCGGCCAGCTTCCGCCCGGCACTGGAAGAGGTACTGCCGGAATTTGAGCGTCGCCATGCCTGTGTGGTGCAAATCAGTAGCGGCAGCTCCGGGGTGCTCTACCAACAAATAGCGCACCGCGCGCCCTTCGATTTATTCCTGTCTGCGGATCGTGAGCGACCTGAACTGTTGGAAAAGCAGGGCGGGGCACTGGCCAACAGTCGTAAGACTTACGCCCTGGGTTTACTGGCCCTCTGGCACCCAAAATCGGAATCGAATATCGAGCAGTTACTGCAAACCTGGCCCGATAAAATTGTATTAGCCGATCCGAAAGTAGCGCCGTTCGGCAGTGCCGCACGGCAAGCGCTGCAAAGCCTGGATTTGTGGAAGAAAAAACAAACTCAATTAGCCCGGGCCCACAATGCAGGCCAAGCCTATTTAATGCTGGATTCCGGCAATGCGCAGCTGGGCTTTGTCGCCGCCAGCCAGATGCAAGCGGCCGGCCGCGATAACTATTGGCTGCTGCCGCAGCATTTGTACAAACCCATTGAACAGCAGCTGCTGATTCCCACCCAGAGTCGCCGACCTAAAGAGGCACAATCCCTCGCTAACTATTTGCGTTCAGGGGAAGTGCAGGCGCAGTTATACCACTTGGGTTACGGTGTTTTGCCAACTCAAGATCGAAGTAGAGATGGAGGGAGTGGCTTATGA
- the modB gene encoding molybdate ABC transporter permease subunit → MNIATADWQALWLTLKLAGLTTLLLFIIGVPLAWKLSQWQSRWRHGIEVLITLPLVLPPTVLGFYLLLLFSLNYAPGQWLSQLFDGPLVFSFTGLVFASVIYSLPFMVQPLLAAFNANGQRLTQAAAALGIPPWAALLKVLLPASRAAIVSACALTFAHTLGEFGVVLMIGGAIPGETQVVSIALYQHVEAMEYGAAHRLALMLMGITTVLLLAARWLGYSLAPRGSNNEQAKPVMGVLG, encoded by the coding sequence ATGAATATCGCCACTGCCGACTGGCAGGCCTTGTGGCTAACTTTAAAATTGGCCGGATTAACCACCTTACTCCTGTTTATTATCGGCGTGCCCTTGGCCTGGAAATTGAGCCAATGGCAGAGCCGCTGGCGCCATGGCATAGAAGTATTAATTACCCTGCCGTTGGTACTGCCACCCACGGTTTTGGGTTTTTATTTACTGCTTTTATTTTCCCTCAACTATGCCCCCGGGCAGTGGCTGTCACAACTTTTTGATGGCCCTTTGGTGTTTTCCTTCACTGGCCTGGTGTTTGCGTCAGTGATTTATTCCCTGCCGTTTATGGTGCAGCCGCTGTTGGCCGCGTTTAATGCCAATGGCCAGCGCCTGACCCAGGCTGCCGCAGCACTGGGTATACCGCCCTGGGCGGCATTATTAAAAGTTCTTTTGCCGGCGAGTCGCGCCGCTATTGTGAGTGCCTGCGCTTTAACGTTTGCCCATACCCTGGGTGAGTTCGGGGTAGTGCTGATGATTGGTGGCGCTATTCCCGGTGAGACCCAGGTGGTTTCTATCGCTCTTTATCAGCATGTGGAGGCGATGGAATACGGTGCGGCGCACCGGCTGGCTTTGATGTTGATGGGAATTACTACGGTACTCTTACTCGCTGCCCGTTGGCTGGGATATAGTTTGGCCCCGCGCGGATCAAACAACGAGCAGGCTAAACCGGTAATGGGGGTGCTGGGCTAA
- a CDS encoding ATP-binding cassette domain-containing protein gives MEITLPLFGTASTTSDSTGLSVSGLVTPLNAATPWQLELPASGIFGLTGPSGSGKSTLLAALAGQRHCRGNITFANTVWLRGRRALATHKRTLSLGFQDSRLFAGQSVADNLALARRYSRRPLPEEECGRLLKAFGIEPLLHQPVELLSGGEAQRVAVLRQLFNNAPLQLFDEPFSAVDRAQVLRRLLPTLRDFWARYPALVIWTSHDFDEIQLLAQRCLWMDSANLSAPLSLPEIAQRLDSHGVGDSCRSRIEARVESLSDGLLTLDLGGISIFADRVAGHYRRGDTAAFLLEAGDISLSVEKPGLSSILNCLPVTLVAKQNLTDGRIRLQLAAADQMFYADISRLSCERLELREGTTYFAQFKAGSLAGL, from the coding sequence ATGGAAATCACCTTACCCCTTTTCGGTACTGCGTCTACCACTTCTGATTCCACCGGATTGAGTGTTTCAGGGCTGGTGACTCCGCTTAACGCTGCGACTCCCTGGCAATTAGAGCTGCCAGCCTCTGGGATTTTTGGCCTTACCGGCCCCTCCGGCAGCGGCAAGAGCACATTACTGGCTGCTTTGGCTGGCCAACGCCATTGCCGTGGCAATATCACTTTTGCCAATACGGTTTGGCTGCGCGGACGCCGCGCCCTGGCTACCCACAAAAGAACGCTTTCTTTGGGCTTTCAGGACAGCCGCCTGTTTGCCGGCCAGTCGGTGGCAGATAACCTGGCACTGGCCCGCCGTTACAGCCGCAGGCCATTGCCCGAGGAAGAGTGTGGTCGGCTGCTAAAGGCTTTTGGTATTGAACCGCTACTCCATCAGCCGGTAGAGCTATTGTCTGGTGGAGAGGCCCAGCGTGTGGCTGTATTACGTCAGCTTTTTAACAATGCGCCGCTGCAATTATTTGATGAGCCGTTTTCAGCGGTTGACCGCGCCCAGGTACTGCGGCGCCTATTGCCGACCCTGCGGGATTTCTGGGCCCGATATCCGGCACTGGTAATCTGGACCAGTCACGACTTTGATGAAATCCAGCTGCTGGCCCAGCGCTGTTTGTGGATGGATTCTGCCAATTTGTCCGCACCACTTTCTTTACCTGAAATTGCCCAGCGCCTGGATAGCCACGGCGTAGGGGATAGTTGTCGCAGCCGGATTGAAGCGCGGGTGGAATCCCTAAGCGATGGTCTGCTCACTTTGGATTTAGGGGGGATTTCCATCTTTGCTGATAGGGTGGCGGGCCATTATCGCAGAGGCGATACCGCAGCTTTTCTGCTGGAAGCTGGAGATATCAGCCTCAGTGTAGAGAAGCCGGGCCTGTCCAGTATCCTCAATTGCCTGCCGGTAACTTTAGTTGCCAAGCAGAACCTTACCGACGGCCGCATTCGTTTACAGTTAGCCGCTGCTGATCAAATGTTCTACGCAGATATTTCCCGTCTCTCCTGCGAGCGCCTAGAGCTGCGTGAAGGCACTACCTACTTTGCCCAGTTTAAGGCCGGTAGTCTTGCCGGTTTGTAA